The Melospiza georgiana isolate bMelGeo1 chromosome 9, bMelGeo1.pri, whole genome shotgun sequence genome has a segment encoding these proteins:
- the LRRC8C gene encoding volume-regulated anion channel subunit LRRC8C, whose protein sequence is MIPVTEFRQFSEQQPAFRVLKPWWDVFTDYLSVAMLMIGVFGCTLQVMQDKIICLPKRVQPCQNQSNSSNVLSTMPDTTPLPPPRPSTPPATVEMKGLKTDLDLQQYSFINQVCYERALHWYAKYFPYLVLIHTLVFMLCSNFWFKFPGSSSKIEHFISILGKCFDSPWTTRALSEVSGEDSEEKDNRKNNINKSNTTQPSTEGTLVKTQSLKSIPEKLVVDKGTPGALDKKEGEQAKALFEKVKKFRLHVEEGDILYVMYVRQTVLKVIKFLIIIAYNTALVSEVNFTVVCNVDIEDMTGYKNFCCNHTMAHLFSKLSYCYLCFVSIYGLTCLYTLYWLFYRSLKEYSFEYVRQETGIDDIPDVKNDFAFMLHMIDQYDPLYSKRFAVFLSEVSENKLKQLNLNNEWTADKLRQRLQTNSHSHLELQLFMLSGLPDTVFEITELQSLKLEIINNVMIPATIAQLDNLQELSLHQCSVKIHSAALAFLKENLKILSVKFDDIRELPHWMYGLRNLEELYLIGSLSHDISKNITLESFRELKSLKVLHIKSNLSKIPQSAVDVSSHLQKLCIHNDGTKLVMLNNLKKMVNLTQLELVHCDLERIPHAVFSLLSLQELDLKENNLKSIEEIVSFQHLRKLTILKLWYNSITYIPEHIKKLTSLERLSFSHNKIEVLPSHLFLCNKIRYLDLSYNDIRFIPPEIGVLQSLQYFSITCNKVESVPDELYFCKKLKTLKIGKNNLSVLSPKIGNLTLLSYLDIKGNHFEILPPELGECRALKRTGFTVEDNLFETLPSDVREQMKAE, encoded by the coding sequence GTCATGCAAGACAAGATAATATGCCTTCCAAAGCGCGTCCAGCCTTGCCAGAACCAATCTAACAGTTCAAATGTGCTTAGCACAATGCCAGACACCACCCCCCTTCCCCCACCGAGGCCATCCACCCCTCCAGCTACAGTTGAAATGAAGGGACTCAAGACTGACTTGGACCTTCAGCAATACAGCTTTATAAATCAGGTGTGCTATGAACGGGCTCTGCACTGGTATGCCAAGTACTTCCCTTACCTTGTCCTTATACACACACTGGTCTTCATGCTGTGTAGTAACTTTTGGTTCAAATTCCCTGGATCCAGCTCCAAAATtgaacacttcatttcaatacTTGGGAAATGTTTTGATTCTCCCTGGACAACGAGAGCTTTATCTGAAGTGTCAGGGGAAGACTCTGAAGAGAAGGATAACAGGAAGAACAACATTAACAAGTCTAATACTACTCAGCCAAGCACTGAAGGCACTTTGGTCAAGACGCAGTCTTTAAAATCAATCCCTGAGAAGTTAGTTGTGGATAAGGGAACACCTGGGGCATTAGATAAAAAAGAAGGTGAACAGGCCAAAGCACTGTTTgaaaaggtgaagaaatttcGACTGCATGTTGAGGAGGGTGATATACTCTATGTCATGTACGTTCGCCAGACTGTACTTAAGGTAATTAAATTCCTTATTATTATTGCTTACAACACAGCACTTGTCTCAGAAGTTAATTTTACAGTAGTCTGTAATGTTGATATTGAAGACATGACAGGATACAAGAACTTTTGCTGTAATCACACGATGGCACATCTGTTCTCTAAACTTTCTTACTGCTACCTGTGCTTTGTAAGCATCTATGGCCTGACATGCCTTTATACACTGTACTGGTTGTTCTACCGTTCCCTGAAGGAATATTCGTTTGAGTACGTCCGGCAGGAGACGGGAATCGACGACATCCCCGATGTCAAGAACGACTTTGCCTTCATGCTTCATATGATCGATCAGTACGATCCTCTCTACTCCAAGCGCTTTGCTGTCTTCCTGTCCGAAGTCAGTGAAAATAAGCTGAAGCAGCTGAACCTAAACAATGAGTGGACTGCAGATAAACTGCGACAGAGGCTGCAGACAAACTCCCACAGCCATTTggagctgcagcttttcatgCTTTCTGGACTACCAGACACAGTGTTTGAAATTACTGAGCTGCAGTCTTTAAAACttgaaataattaataatgTAATGATACCAGCAACCATTGCACAGTTGGACAATCTCCAGGAGCTCTCATTGCACCAGTGCTCTGTGAAGATCCACAGTGCTGCCTTGGCTTTTCTGAAGGAGAATCTCAAGATCTTGAGCGTCAAGTTTGATGACATCAGAGAACTTCCACATTGGATGTATGGCCTCAGAAATTTGGAAGAACTCTATTTAATTGGTTCCCTAAGTCATGATATTTCTAAAAACATTACACTGGAGTCTTTTCGGGAACTTAAAAGCCTAAAAGTTCTACACATAAAAAGTAATTTGTCCAAAATCCCGCAATCTGCAGTTGATGTTTCAAGTCACCTGCAGAAATTGTGTATCCATAATGATGGCACTAAGTTAGTGATGCTCAACAACCTGAAGAAAATGGTCAACCTGACACAGCTGGAATTGGTTCATTGTGATTTAGAGCGCATACCTCATGCAGTCTTCAGCCTTCTCAGTCTTCAGGAATTGGATCTAAAGGAAAACAACCTCAAATCCATTGAAGAAATAGTAAGTTTTCAACATCTGCGAAAGCTGACCATTCTAAAGCTGTGGTACAACAGTATAACGTACATCCCAGAGCATATAAAGAAACTCACCAGTCTGGAGCGGCTTTCCTTCAGCCATAACAAAATAGAGGTTCTTCCGTCCCACCTGTTCCTATGCAACAAAATCAGATACTTGGATTTGTCTTACAATGACATTCGCTTTATCCCACCTGAAATAGGAGTTCTTCAGAGTTTACAGTACTTTTCCATTACTTGCAACAAAGTGGAGAGTGTGCCAGACGAACTGTACTTTTGCAAAAAACTTAAGACTctgaaaattgggaaaaataaCTTGTCAGTCCTTTCACCTAAAATTGGTAATTTGACATTGCTCTCCTACTTGGATATTAAAGGCAATCACTTTGAAATCCTCCCGCCTGAGCTCGGTGAGTGTAGAGCTCTGAAGAGGACTGGTTTCACTGTAGAGGACAACTTGTTTGAAACTTTGCCTTCTGATGTCAGGGAGCAAATGAAAGCTGAATAA